From the genome of Impatiens glandulifera chromosome 9, dImpGla2.1, whole genome shotgun sequence, one region includes:
- the LOC124915408 gene encoding cysteine-rich receptor-like protein kinase 25: MNAGRNLFPVVSHLIIIIIILSILSLVSVAQVLENCDNSYGNYTKGSRYETNLNNLLSSLHSNIDPFGFANSTSSSGEGDSDDPAYALFLCRGDIDHDSCTKCVNDSVSKLTTTCPGYKQASGTYDGCMLRYSNRSLTGSVAANLFLFAWNTANATNVAQFNQELGTLMTDLRTKASKGGSLLKFAAGNKTTIPDFQTLYGLVQCTPDLTEQQCNNCLLDRIAQIPDCCDGKRGGLVIAWSCYLRFETYLFYNDTRVLELLSPPPPSPGSPPPIPSPPPPDLSAPGNNNTNQSTVRRIVAISIPTVLGFILIIFLCFIIISRRSKKHKKKKKKKKKKKSSIPAKPIERLDSSMNDISSTEIVQYDFNKIKEATNDFSNDNRLGEGGFGVVYKGEFSNGQEIAVKRLSREHGQGEQEFKNEVLLVAKLQHRNLVRILGFCIDGTERLLVYEFLANSSLDHFLFDHVKRTQLDWQRRYKIIGGTARGLLYLHEDSRVRIIHRDMKASNILLDAEMNPKISDFGMARLSVMDETQGNTSKVVGTYGYMAPEYIMHGQFSVKSDVYSFGILVLEIISGQKNNNAFNNGEDILSFAWKCWRERRAPDMIDPILKDGGGSIREMIRCIHIGLLCTQDIASERPTMASVVLMFNSFSLTLPVPSEPTFLLSRSRDTNDMIPFHENDNSRVSEESGQIRSSDGTKTKSEQFSTCSDSITEVYPR, from the exons atgaatgcTGGGCGAAACTTGTTTCCTGTTGTTTCtcatctaataataataataattatcttatCAATTCTGAGTTTGGTGAGTGTTGCACAAGTTTTAGAAAATTGCGACAACAGTTATGGAAACTACACAAAGGGTAGTCGATACGAAACGAACCTCAATAATCTTCTATcctctctccactccaacatcGACCCATTTGGATTCGCCAATTCCACCTCCTCCTCAGGCGAAGGAGATTCCGATGACCCAGCATACGCCCTTTTCCTCTGCCGAGGAGACATCGATCACGACTCCTGCACAAAATGCGTTAACGACTCTGTTTCTAAGCTAACCACAACCTGCCCCGGTTACAAGCAGGCCTCGGGTACTTATGACGGTTGCATGCTGCGCTACTCCAACCGTTCCTTAACCGGTTCTGTTGCAGCCAACCTATTTCTATTCGCGTGGAACACTGCAAACGCCACAAACGTTGCCCAGTTCAACCAAGAACTGGGAACGTTGATGACAGATCTAAGGACTAAGGCGTCAAAGGGTGGCTCGCTTCTGAAATTCGCGGCTGGGAATAAGACGACGATACCAGACTTTCAGACCCTTTACGGTCTGGTGCAGTGCACACCGGATTTGACTGAGCAGCAATGCAATAATTGCTTGCTAGACAGAATTGCTCAGATTCCCGATTGCTGTGACGGTAAGAGAGGAGGTCTAGTTATTGCCTGGAGTTGCTATTTGCGGTTCGAGACCTATCTATTTTATAATGATACAAGGGTACTTGAGCTTTTATCTCCACCACCGCCTTCACCCGGATCCCCACCTCCGATACCCTCGCCGCCGCCGCCTGATCTCTCTGCACCAG GAAACAATAATACTAATCAGTCCACAGTGAGAAGAATTGTTGCTATTTCTATTCCAACCGTCCTGGGATTCATCTTGATCATTTTTCTTTGcttcatcatcatctcaagAAGATCCAAGAAacataagaagaagaagaagaagaagaagaagaagaagtcgtCCATCCCTGCAAAGCCAATCGAGAGACTTGACTCAT CCATGAATGATATAAGCTCAACTGAAATCGTTCAATATGActtcaacaaaataaaagaagCCACGAATGATTTCTCCAATGACAATAGGCTCGGAGAAGGTGGTTTTGGTGTTGTTTACAAGGGTGAGTTTTCAAATGGACAAGAGATTGCTGTCAAAAGACTATCTAGGGAGCATGGACAAGGCGAACAAGAATTCAAAAATGAGGTCTTGTTGGTTGCCAAACTACAACATAGGAATTTGGTTAGAATTCTCGGGTTTTGTATAGATGGAACCGAAAGGCTTCTAGTCTACGAGTTTCTAGCCAACTCCAGCCTCGACCACTTCTTATTTG ATCATGTGAAACGAACACAATTGGATTGGCAAAGACGATACAAAATCATAGGAGGCACTGCTCGGGGGCTCTTGTATCTGCACGAAGATTCAAGGGTACGGATTATCCACAGAGACATGAAAGCTAGCAACATCCTTTTAGATGCTGAGATGAATCCTAAGATCTCGGATTTCGGAATGGCAAGGTTGTCCGTCATGGACGAGACTCAAGGAAATACAAGCAAAGTGGTCGGGACCTA TGGATATATGGCTCCAGAGTATATAATGCATGGGCAGTTCTCTGTTAAATCGGACGTCTATAGCTTTGGTATATTAGTGCTGGAGATCATAAGCGGTCAAAAGAATAATAATGCATTCAACAATGGAGAAGACATTTTGAGTTTT GCCTGGAAATGTTGGAGAGAAAGGAGGGCTCCAGACATGATAGACCCGATTCTGAAAGACGGCGGTGGATCAATTCGGGAGATGATCCGATGTATTCATATCGGTCTGTTGTGCACTCAAGACATTGCATCAGAAAGACCCACCATGGCTTCGGTTGTGCTCATGTTTAACAGCTTCTCTCTTACTTTGCCCGTTCCATCCGAACCCACATTTCTTCTATCAAGAAGCAGAGACACTAATGACATGATTCCGTTCCATGAGAATGACAATTCGCGTGTTTCTGAAGAGTCTGGACAAATCAGATCATCAGATGGAACAAAAACTAAATCTGAACAATTCTCAACATGCAGCGATTCGATTACAGAGGTGTATCctagataa